The following DNA comes from Hordeum vulgare subsp. vulgare chromosome 3H, MorexV3_pseudomolecules_assembly, whole genome shotgun sequence.
CAGACATGATATCTCCAATGTGATTCAATAGATGGTAAGCCTATCACCTCTCAGTAGGTATAATGGACACCTTTTTCAGGCTAAGATCGAGATGCACACGTAAAAAAGAACAGGGTTTCAGCAAAAAGATTCTCCAATTTAATGCTAATGCAAGGTATTATAGGCTTTGTAATCCATCTTATGTGAAGGGCCTTtttcgaaaaagaaaaaaattcttatGTGAAGGGTGTATACAAGCAAGATCACATGAGCACAAGCATGCTCCATTCATATGCAGCCTGCACATAATCATGATGAACACCACATTCTGAATTTTTACACTTGCTGCATTACAGGCCAAATTTGGATGTAGTTTTGAGACGGATGGATTAACCAGACTGTTGTTTAAGAAGCAAGGCAGAGTCAAAAGAGAACAAAACCCTTTCAGTATGTCTGCTGAATCTGGATCACAGTAATCCAAGTGTAAACAGCGCAAGGCTATCAAAGTCACCGCGTCTCAAGATAACAGGAATAACAAAACCATAAGGAGGAGGATGTAATTTGCAGAAGGGAAAAGGAACCTGAGAAAAGGAATCAGGGTCTGAAATAGCTGCCGCCCCCTTGCTCTTCAACATGTCATTCACGGCTAATTCAAGCGGGACGTCGATCCAGATGGAGACTCCATGCCTCAGCAGCCCCCTTGAGATCATTAGACACAGACATCAGTCAGAAAACCTTAATTGGATACACACCCACAGAATGGCTGGTGACAAAAGAGATAGAGGCACACATACAGGTTGGTGGAGTTCATGACGGCGCCATCGCCGCAGCAGAGCACCAGGCTGCCCATGGACGTGAGCTGCTTCAGCCCCTCGGTCTGCCGACAGTTAGTTTCAGGTAGCATTCAGACACAAGGTCATCCAAATGGCGTACTGGTTAGGGGGATTGAACGAACGAATGAACTTCGGAAAGATAGTATGTGTGGAGAGGGCACCTCGACTTCGAGGTAGCCCTTCTCGTCGGACTCCCGGAACGCGGCGAGGGCGTCCTTGCCGCCGAGGACGTCCTCGAGCAGGTCCTCGCTGCAGAggtagcggtaaatgatggagttgGCGAGCAGCTTGGCGATGTTGCGCTTGGCATTGCAGTCCGTCCCTGCAGGCCGGCCGTCGGTTCAGTTCAGTTATCAGCGCAGGTTGGCATTCAACAACAGTTCCAATCTGAACTGGTACTGCGTGCGATGCGTTCAAGAGTTTACAGAGAAAGAAGGGCATTATTACCGACGATGTAGATGGGCGTCTTCCTGAAATCGCCGACGGCCTCCGCGGTCTTCCTCTGGACAAAGTTGAGATTTTGTGTAAAACTGAGATTGCGGCCATGCGCGCACACCCACCGCAAGCAAGCAGCAGCGAACGAAGGAAGAAGATTGAGGTGAGAATGAGATGGGTGGGTGGGGAGAGCGTACGAGCAGGGCGACGGAGGGGTTGAGCTCCTCGAGGGTCAGCTCGGTGGCTGCGAGTCCATGGCGGCAGAGGCCATTGGTGTCAAGAAGAAGATTATTGCCGCGTGAAGGGAATCTGCAATGGAGAGGGATGGCCGGCACTGACCTGGGAAGGCGCGGAGGCGACGGTGATTGTGGATACGGCGGGTGGAGAAGAAGGAGCGCTGCTTCGGGCTCGGGGAGGTGGATGgggagacggagacggagacggagGGCGAGAAGAAGGCCGCTGCCGCCCGCATCGCCATCGCCATTGCCGCTTCAATCTCTCAATCTCTCTCCCTCGAGTTATCCGCGCCACCACCAAGCAACCAAAGGTAGGGCCAAGAGAGAAAGGACGCATCTCCGCCGTTGGTGTGCGAGTGGACGGTGCGCGATCGACTGGCTGGTGGGTCCCGCATGTCAGTGACCCGTGCTAGCCGCCGAGACCGTCTATAAAAACAGAGCCGGGGCACACCGGTTTGGCCCAGTCCAAGCTAGGGTTCCTCCGTTCCTTCTTCAGTCAGCCGCCGCCAAGTTCTCATCTGGATCTCTTGCTTGGCTAACTAATCTCCGATTCTCATCCTCgttgttcctttttttttccttccaAAAGAAATCCGCTTTCTTCGACTTGCTGTGATTCTTCCGATTTCTTGCCTCGATCTtgatttgttttcttgttttgtgggtGAGAATTTGATGGTTGGGACATGGGAGGAATGGCGTGATGATCTTCTTTGAAGAGTTGCAGAAGCATTCATGTGCATTACATCTcaattccacacgagatttctgaccTTTCCTCCTCCTCGAATCAACAGATCTGGAATGGTGGTTTTGCTTTTTCTTTCATCAGTCGGCAATGAGGAACGAAACCTGTGCCGGAGGCGGATGCGCCAGTGTCGGTAACACAACCCTCTAAGAAGTTCTGAGCCACCCCGAGCTCGATCTGATTCTTGGATGTTTTCCGTGTTGATTGGTTTTGATTTGACGATGGATTGGATGTCATTTGACGCGAGGTGATGATGTTTATGTATGATAGTCTGTCAATCCCCTGATGTCACAAGGTGAAGACACGCATACATCCCGACAGGCTCTGATCGCTCCTGTTTTCTTCtctgtttagtttagttttatgtGTGTGTTAGTTTATCAACGGATCGGGATGAATTTGGGTGGGCTCTATATCTTGAGTCAACAGCAGGCGCCGCTCGATGGCGCCCTGTCTGCCGCATGGAGCCTAGATTGACGAGCCAGGAGAAGATTGTTTGGAGATCCATCTTCTTTTTATTCCAAGCCACAATATCTGGCCATACTTGTTCAAAATCAAATAACCATTGATTTGTCCGGTCTTTCAGTCTAATACACGTTGAGATGTTGGTTGTTTGCTTTGTACCATAGTTTGTAACCATATGAAAGGATTACCGCCAAATGTATCTGCCTGCATGAACGTATAGGAAAATTGGAACATATATTGTGCATCCAACTGCTTCGTCTATCCATGTATCCTTTGCGTTCTCCAGCAGACGATCTGAATCATCCACTTCGAAATTGAACGGAATGAATATTTGCATTAAGCCACCCTCTTCTGAACTAGATGGGCATCGTTATTTTTTTTTTGCTAAAATGTCGTTGAACCCTCTGGTTCGTGCCAAAATCGTGGGCTAATGGTCGTCAGTCGTCACAACCTCGCCAGTTCCCCTGCTTGCTCACTTGATCCTAATTCTCCATTGGAAACGGGCTTGGATGCCCCCCTCAAATTCAGGCCTGAGAATGAGCATTGCAGCTTTGAGCATTCTCATTATCTAAACTTTGGAATTTTAGCAACATACTTGTCCATCCACTGTGCCGTAAATCGTTTACAGAGATGCCTTGTATACTGCCACTAACTTGATTTCTGACAAGTAACTTGTAAAGTTGTTTTTACCCACCCATAAACTGAATTATTCTCTGAATTTTTTGACAACAGCAAAGAGAATACTTTTGTGAAATGCCAAGCAAACTAAAAATGAGAAGCTCAACCAAGGCCTCTTATCCGAAAAAGCCATTGCCATTCATTATACAGCAAATATTTATACAACCGGCAGATATGAGCATTAACAATAGTAATGTGCAATGTCGCTCAGCTGAATACAGAAGTGCAATATCTGCACTACATCTGCTACTTCTAAAAGAAGATGCATTAACAATAGTAATGTGTAATGGTAGGCAAGTGGTAATAACGTGTTTCAAATCAACAATGATCGAGTTTCATTCATTGACCCGGACAAGAGGAAGTCACGTTAATGGGTTGGTTTCGATTTGACGATGGATTGGTTTCTGCTTGATGCGAGGTGGTGATGTTTATGTATGATAGTCTGTCAATCCCCTGATGTCACAATGTGAAGACACGCATACATCCCGACAGGCTCTGATCGCatctttttaaaatcaatttctttctcctttttgtttgtttcaatTTTGATGAATTGATCGTGACGAGTTTGTGTGGGCTCTATATCATGAGTCAACAGCAGGTGCCGATCGATGGCGCCCTGTCTGCCGCCTGGAGCCTAGATTGACGAGCCAGGAGAAGATTGTTTGGAGATCCATCTTCTTTTTATTCCAAGCCACAATATCTGGCCATACTTGATCAAAAGCAAATAACCATTGATTCGTTCTGTCTGTCAGTCTAATACAAGATGCTGCACGTTTGAAATATTGTGTGTTTGGTTTGCACCATATTTTGTAACCATATGCAGGATTACCCCCACATGTATCTGCCTACATGAATGTATTGGAAAATGGCAACGTATCTTGTGCATCTTCCTGCATCGTCTATCCATGTATCCTCTGCTTTCTCCAGCAGACGATCTGAATCATGAGCTGGAATTGAACTCTGAACTAAACGGGCATCCTTTTTTTTTTTGCTAAAATGTCATCGAGCCCTCTGGTCACTTGAGCCTAAATTTCCATTGGAATCATCGGTCACCAAATGGTCTATGCTACTACTTTGAGATCTCTATGAACGATCTTGGAGACACATGTCTTCTCGTGTCCCCCTTTATTATACTGAATCTAGTCAGCCATTTAAGCAATGATTTTCTTGTAGTATCTACAAATACCAATAACAACCATTGTAGCGCTCATTTCTAGGAACTACTCGATAGTTAGCTGCTTGACAATGAGTCCTCTTCGAAGCACATTGAGATGAATGAAATTCTATAGTGTATTGACTATGGCCTTAAACTGACAAATGAAAATTCCATATTTTTGTCGGCGACATGATGAGCCCTGCAGGTGAATCAAACTAATGTAAATCAAGGGGAGACTGGACATAGGGCCCCTCTTATTAGATCCAAACTAAtgtatatgatactagtgtatatgatactagtgtatgatactattTTAATAGTGCATAATATTATAAAGTAGTATCATATATGATCAAATTTATtgatttattgtcatgcatgacacaaAGTAGCATATTTTTAACATGATATAGTATCTACTATGTTACTCTAATCATATATATATTCTTTAATTCTctatatgaacaactaggtgagcaacctatgatgctaacaacaaagtgCAAGCAGGGAATACACAACAACAATattaagtacaaagtaaaggtaagagataaccgtaagtggaaccgatggaaatgaggatgtgttactgaagttcattccctttgacaggaagtggtgtggagacacaatgctccaaagaagccactaagggccaccgtattctcctcatgccctcacacaatgcgagataccgtgattccactattggtgcccttgaagacgTCGATTGAACCTTTactaacaaggttggggctatctccacacaaagcttggaggtttccaacaagaccacgaagtttcaccacaatggaatatggcttcgaggtgacctcaaccgtcaagGGTGCTCAAatatccaagagtaacaagatccgcaagggattagtgggggtaatcaaatatctcttggtggaattgTAAAttagggccttctcaaccaatctctaggaaatcaacaagtttgattggctagggagagagatcggggcaagaatgagctttggagcaacaatgaagCTTGGGGACGTAAGAGGTGGCCTTCTTAGGtaagaagacacctttatatagtggaggaacaatccaaccgttaccccccactTACTTCACTAgtcaagcagtactaccgctcctaagagCGGTACTATCGCACGGCAGCTCACCAACCAcagtagtaagaaaatactaccgtgcctcTACCATTGCTGAGACGAAAAGTCTGacggagtggtagtaaaaaactactaccgcctagagagcggtactaccgctcacagagcggtagtaaaaaactactaccgccccgagggcggtactaccgctcgcccttTTGCACATACATGGAAACATGGTTGGGGCTCCAtttgaagcaagggaaaggtggtgcagtagaaatgtgtacgtgttgatttcGCCCAAACCTTTTCTAagaggaccccctcttaatagtatgacttttctacgactcaaatccaccaaagagaaatgtagaaagcaatcgtctttgaaagactccgagggacattgaatcgtcttgtgcctagtcatgaattatccgaaatgctcaatgcacacgattagtccgcacatgcattgtcatcaatcaccaaaaaccacttaggagaaatatgccttaacaatctctccctttttggtggattgatgacaatacatgatttACACTAAAGGAAACTTTAGAAAAATGCAAACCCCaaatctacaaactagagacaggctcccctggatgtgtgcatactttagaAAAAGGACTGCCCAACACACAACCAAAGAAAAGcaccccctagattttatagacaaggcattccttgcaacaaactgaataaacattaagcatggaagcaaggcattgcatgtgagcatgaagatacagGAACATAAAAAATAAATTCACAAGCTACTAATAAACTGGATGATAATGAGACAATAAAGATACATGAGTAAtaacatatgtctcacaccatatgatgaaGTACGACGTCTCCTGGTCTCACACACAAAGCAAAGGCAACCAAAGTAGCAACGaaagttcaacaaataaagcaacatagaaaacgaggaaactcgcaaatcctacactctctcctccTTTGGTATCGGGacgccaaaaaggcagagaggacacctatGACACAGGTGGTAGCTCGAACTGTAGATGACTCAGCCATCGGACTCCTCAACATACTCCTCATCAGTCTCGTCTTCTGTCTCCTTGTCAGACTCAGCCCATTGAAGATTGTTTTTTTCTTCATCCAAgcagcctcaggagtgatgtcttgCTCAGACCCACTGGATATGTGCACGTCGAACTTCCTCATAATCAGCTTGTCGCGATgatggctctccttctgagcaacatgagtcatgtacttccccttcgcctgcatgcagaacaaggtcttcatccggTCCGTGAGCTTCTTGTCCCAAGATGGCTCGACAGAGGAAGCCACATGTGACTCTGGAATGGCCTCATCCTCAGCCACAACCTTATCCTCATCAAAATCCACAGTGGCAGCAACAGGTGTAGtggtggtgttggcccatttgttctTCTGTCGCAGCTTAATAGGCTCATGGCGAATCCACCCGGGAGCATGGAACTCCATAGCTGGGAAGGCCTCCGCCCACTTCTTCTTGATTAGGTAAAATAGATTGGGCCGTAGATTGGTACCTTACGGTGGAAGACTGCCGActgaagctcactccacatgacgtGAGATACATCAAGTGGTCCAGAGGAACAATTCCACCCTTTCTAACACATCATAAGCATATCCACCAGGTATGAACGCGCGGAAACAGAGTGTTGCGAAAGATATGGTGCACGAcatcaaggaatgggttcaacatgTGGGAGACCTCACGAGATGGGGATTCCATCGCAATAAAGAATGGCAGAAACTTCTCCTTAGCAGTAGTAGAAGGCTTAGCGTGTGGGCGCAAACCACTTGAgtgctcaagcccctcatcacGGACGTTCAACAAATCCATAAACTCCTTCCAAGTAGCAGACACCTCTCCCATTGGTCACCCAAGACATATTGCGCTCCTCATCAGAGTGAAAGTGGACAGTAACAAAGAATTGAGCCACTATTTTAGGATCAAAGTCATGATGAAACATGATGAGCTCCACAATCTGAAGCTGTTCCACCATGGCCAGAGGTTCACCAAAGTATGCAGGGTCCTTCTTCAGATGGTCCATGTCAATCCACTGAATTGGTACATATATATTCTTCTTGGTCTTGATCACATATTCATAAATAAGGGCATGCTTCTTAGACCAGAACATTTCACCTCTGGGGAACTGAACCCTAGCGCTGTCATAGGGGTTGACCTTTCGACGAAGATGAAACTCGCAAGTGGCATAGCATCCCAATCGAAAGTGTTGGTCTTATTCTTGTGAGCGGGCCGCTTGAAATTGCGCTTCGGAGCCTGTGATCCCTAGGTTGCATCTGAAGAATGAGGTCGCTTGGAACTGGCATCCCGAGGTGGGTTAGAGCGCgtggagccaccacctatgacacgcaacatgaacataagaaaatgacaaagAAAAGGTCAAGGCAAAGATCAAAGCAAATCAGAAAAATCCAGATAAAGGAGAATTGAAAGGACATAACATGTGTACTTAGGGAacaatggtagtaccgctgctcaagcggtagtaaaattttactaccgctctgacagtggtagtaccgccctgacagcggtagtaccgttgctcaAGCGGTTGTAAAAAAAATTGCTACCCTCtcacggcggtagtaccgctccacattGCTAGTACATCTCTAGGAGGAGCGATAGTACCACACGGGCGAATAAGTGCCAGATTTGACAAGGGAAATTGCAAATCCGGTACTATCGGAGACCCAAACCCACATGTTGCAACCTACACAGAaaaatttctaccacacaagTACTCTCCAACCCTCCTTGCATGAAAAGATGGTGCCATGAAACGATGAACGAACACACATGCCCCTAATCCTATATTCAACAAAAATGAGGCAAAGAGAAGGGAATTAGAGGCAATACGgaggtccatggcacgagggagaggagggagatgatcCCACCAAACGGAATCGGGGGAGAGTGGTCGGAGAAGAAGATCCGGCGAGTCCCTCCGGCACCGTTtcttgagaagagagagagagagagaaacagagagagccatgagatgaatgggtatgggggagaaAGAACTCCCCCTGCCCTAAAATAACCCCCCGTGGCCTTggcggcgcggtagtaccgcagtcatcgcggtagtaccacttcgCCAACAGTAGTAAAACTTTACTACCGTtagttgagcggtagtaccgctcatccaGCGGCAGTAAAAGTTTACTGCCGTgcctagagcggtagtaccgtgcaccTTTAGACGAAAACACATTGAACCTTGCCCCCTTTTTATGAAAACACTTTGAACCTTGCCAGAGGAAGAGAAAAAGCACAGGAAAACCCAAGGGAAGATAAAAATAAGTACGCACACAACTTGAACACAGAACCTAATCTTCTAAtgaagagagggcggtggccggagccaccaatgtttgcgacaaatggtatgacaccgcaaagaattatccttgggttcatgaccatagctCGTCTTTGAAGTACAAGTgtcatcaacaatggctaatgtgaaagatgtgatcaatttatgcataatggggggagggaaagttcattgagagaacaacactccccctatgtccatgcctacacctagagcaaaatataatgatgagtgaggtgtggtgtgcctagttcaatccacattacttgaatcaatgatatttatcgcatgccttaactcgcgaaaccttgcttcatctagaggtttggtgaaaatatccgcaagttgctcgtgagtgttgatgaagaggacctcaatatctccttctTGATATGATCTTGAATGAaacgatgacgaatatcaatatgcttggtcttgctatgttgcaccggattgagagatatcttgatggcactttcattgtcgcatagaagaggcactttgtcacaagtgacaccgtaatctttTAAAATTcgcctcatccatagtaattgagcacaacaacttgcggcagctacatactcagcctcagtggaagaaagtgacacacatttttgtttcttcgaagaccaacttaccaaagagcgactaaggaattggcatccttcacgagttgacttccttccgacacagtctccagcccaatctgagtcagagt
Coding sequences within:
- the LOC123442742 gene encoding probable inactive shikimate kinase like 1, chloroplastic; the encoded protein is MAMAMRAAAAFFSPSVSVSVSPSTSPSPKQRSFFSTRRIHNHRRLRAFPATELTLEELNPSVALLRKTAEAVGDFRKTPIYIVGTDCNAKRNIAKLLANSIIYRYLCSEDLLEDVLGGKDALAAFRESDEKGYLEVETEGLKQLTSMGSLVLCCGDGAVMNSTNLGLLRHGVSIWIDVPLELAVNDMLKSKGAAAISDPDSFSQAMAKLRQRYDDLKERYAVSDVTVSLQNVASQLGYSSIDSLSLEDMVVEIVSRIEKLIQAKAMMEAAGKPE